One genomic window of Capricornis sumatraensis isolate serow.1 chromosome 15, serow.2, whole genome shotgun sequence includes the following:
- the GTPBP4 gene encoding GTP-binding protein 4, protein MAHYNFKKITVVPSAKDFIDLTLSKTQRKTPTVIHKHYQIHRIRHFYMRKVKFTQQNYHDRLSQILTDFPKLDDIHPFYADLMNILYDKDHYKLALGQINIAKNLVDNVAKDYVRLMKYGDSLYRCKQLKRAALGRMCTIIKRQKQSLEYLEQVRQHLSRLPTIDPNTRTLLLCGYPNVGKSSFINKVTRADVDVQPYAFTTKSLFVGHMDYKYLRWQVVDTPGILDHPLEDRNTIEMQAITALAHLRAAVLYVMDLSEQCGHGLEEQLELFRNLRPLFVNKPLIVVANKCDVKRISELSEDNQKIFLDLQAEGFPVVETSTLTEEGVIRVKTEACDRLLAHRVETKMKGNKVNEVLNRLHLAVPSRRDDKERPPFIPEGVVARRKRMELGEPKRRQERDLELEMGDDYILDLQKYWDIMNSSEKHDKIPEIWEGHNIADYIDPDIMQKLEELEKEEELRTAAGEYDSESESEDEEMAEIRQLAKQIREKKKLKILQSREKDTQGPRMPRTAKKVQRKVLEDEMRSLGVDMDDKDNAHYAIQARRSRSITRKRKREDSVLPASVTRSHSCSRPPRDVSGLRDVKMVKKAKTMMKNAQKKMNRLGKKGEADRHVFDMKPKHLLSGKRKAGKKDRR, encoded by the exons GACAGACTCTCACAAATTCTGACAGATTTCCCCAAATTGGAT GATATTCATCCATTTTATGCAGATTTGATGAACATTCTCTATGACAAGGATCATTACAAGTTGGCTCTAGGACAAATAAACATTGCCAAAAATTTAGTGGACAA cgTTGCTAAAGATTATGTGCGGCTCATGAAATATGGTGATTCTCTGTACCGCTGCAAGCAACTGAAACGCGCTGCTCTCGGGCGGATGTGTACTATTATCAAAAGACAGAAGCAGAGTTTGGAATATTTGGAACAAG TGCGTCAGCATCTGTCCCGTCTGCCCACCATTGACCCGAACACGAGGACCTTGCTTCTGTGTGGGTACCCCAACGTTGGCAAGTCCAGCTTTATCAACAAG GTAACGAGAGCGGATGTGGACGTCCAGCCCTATGCCTTCACCACCAAGTCTCTGTTTGTGGGGCACATGGATTACAAGTACCTGCGCTGGCAG GTGGTGGACACCCCTGGGATCCTGGACCACCCTCTGGAGGACCGCAACACCATCGAGATGCAGGCCATCACGGCTCTGGCCCACCTGCGAGCTGCGGTGCTGTACGTGATGGATCTGTCAGAGCAGTGCGGCCATGGGCTCGAGGAGCAGCTGGAACTCTTCCGGAACCTCAGGCCACTCTTTGTCAACAAG CCCCTTATCGTCGTAGCAAACAAATGTGATGTGAAGAGGATCTCTGAGCTTTCTGAGGACAATCAG AAAATATTTCTAGACCTGCAGGCAGAAGGCTTTCCTGTGGTGGAGACCAGCACACTGACGGAGGAAGGGGTTATCAGAGTGAAGACAGAG GCTTGTGACAGGCTTTTGGCTCATCGTGTTGAAACCAAAATGAAGGGAAATAAAGTGAATGAGGTGCTGAACAGATTGCACTTGGCTGTTCCCAGCAGGAGAGATGACAAG GAGAGGCCCCCATTCATCCCTGAAGGTGTGGTGGCACGTAGGAAGAGGATGGAGCTCGGGGAGCCGAAGAGGAGGCAG GAACGGGACCTGGAACTGGAGATGGGAGATGATTATATTCTGGATCTTCAAA AGTACTGGGATATAATGAATTCATCTGAGAAACATGACAAGATCCCTGAGATCTGGGAAGGCCATAACATAGCCGACTATATCGACCCTGACATCatgcag aaattggaagagttagaaaaagaggaagaactaAGAACAGCTGCTGGAGAGTATGACAGTGAATCTGAAAGTGAAGATGAAGAAATGGCGGAGATTCGACAGCTGGCAAAACagattagggaaaaaaagaagctgaAGATTCTACAGTCCAGAGAGAAGGACACACAGGGGCCCAGGATGCCTCGGACGGCCAAGAAG GTTCAGCGGAAGGTCTTGGAGGATGAGATGCGCAGTCTTGGTGTTGACATGGACGACAAAGACAAC GCCCATTACGCAATCCAGGCCAGAAGGTCTCGGAGCATCACCAGGAAGAGGAAGCGGGAAGACTCTGTCCTGCCCGCCTCTGTGACCCGCAGTCACAGCTGTTCTCGGCCTCCACGTGATGTCTCTGGTCTCCGGGATGTCAAG ATGGTGAAGAAGGCCAAGACGATGATGAAGAATGCTCAGAAGAAGATGAATCGCTTGGGGAAGAAAGGGGAGGCAGACAGACATGTGTTTGACATGAAACCGAAGCACTTGCTCTCAGGAAAGAGGAAAGCTGGTAAAAAGGACAGGAGATAG
- the IDI1 gene encoding isopentenyl-diphosphate Delta-isomerase 1: protein MWRALAPARAIGRAASGGGARAGAGARALGRGLRETRLAAQASLDGSCLRFPGRRGGWAAMPEVSTDELDEQQVQLLAEMCILIDENDRRIGAETKKNCHLNENIERGLLHRAFSVFLFNTENKLLLQQRSDAKITFPGCFTNTCCSHPLSNPRELEEDDAIGIRRAAQRRLKAELGIPMEEVPPEEINYLTRIHYKAQSDSIWGEHEIDYILLVKKNVTLNPDPNEIKSYCYVTKEELEELLEKAARGEIKITPWFQIIADTFLFKWWDNLNRLNLFVDHEKIHRM, encoded by the exons ATGTGGCGCGCCCTGGCGCCGGCGCGGGCAATTGGCCGCGCGGCCTCGGGGGGCGGGGCTCGGGCCGGAGCCGGGGCCCGTGCCTTGGGGCGGGGTCTGAGGGAGACTCGCCTGGCGGCGCAGGCTTCACTGGACGGCTCGTGTCTGAG GTTCCCGGGGCGGCGCGGAGGCTGGGCGGCGATGCCGGAGGTGAGCACGGACGAGCTGGACGAGCAGCAGGTGCAGCTCCTGGCGGAGATGTGCATCCTCATCGACGAGAACGACCGGAGGATTGGGGCGGAGACCAAGAAGAACTGCCACCTGAACGAGAACATCGAGAGAG GGCTGTTGCACCGAGCTTTCAGTGTCTTCCTGTTCAACACCGAGAACAAGCTGCTGCTGCAGCAGAGGTCAGACGCTAAGATTACCTTCCCAG GGTGTTTTACTAATACTTGCTGTAGTCACCCGTTAAGCAACCCGAGAGAGCTGGAAGAAGATGATGCTATTGGAATAAGAAGAGCAGCACAGAGGCGGTTAAAGGCCGAACTTGGAATTCCCATGGAAGAG GTTCCTCCAGAGGAAATTAATTATCTAACACGAATTCACTACAAGGCTCAATCTGATAGTATCTGGGGAGAACATGAAATTGACTACATTTTGTTGGTGAAGAAGAACGTGACCTTGAATCCAGACCCCAATGAGATTAAAAGCTATTGCTACGTAACAAAGGAAGAATTAGAAGAACTTCTAGAGAAGGCAGCCCGTGGTGAAATTAAGATAACCCCATGGTTTCAAATTATTGCagatacttttctttttaagtggTGGGATAACTTAAATCGTTTGAATCTGTTTGttgaccatgagaaaatacaccGAATGTAA